One window of the Candidatus Microbacterium colombiense genome contains the following:
- a CDS encoding DUF2510 domain-containing protein — MTTPAGWYDDGSGRQRWWDGQQWTEHFAPETTAPETAAPETSAPETTAPETTAPAVAEEPSLDDTVIRIPEEPSATETPVDAPVESPVQDWSTPGASAPTTPLGDGYPAPAYPAAAPEQPYGGYPGAAPAAPGAYAQSPSGFPAAAPYAAVAPEAPKKLSILGIVGLGLSALGTILVFIPLVGVFGFVLLAAGFVVSLISLFLKGKKWPGITGLVLAVVGTIIGIVISVFYFFAAVQGVSTEIDRPSSSASPSTGTEESDAPDDGAAGGPRPTTAEVAEGVTAIFGATGADGYTEAQISCLSDLLVTSDLDDDTLRTIAESDGTLTDVDAAYGFAEVLSDTETVSACFMQ; from the coding sequence ATGACGACACCTGCTGGTTGGTACGACGACGGATCAGGGCGTCAGCGCTGGTGGGACGGCCAGCAGTGGACCGAGCACTTCGCTCCCGAGACCACCGCGCCTGAGACCGCTGCGCCTGAGACCTCTGCTCCCGAGACGACCGCTCCCGAGACCACGGCTCCCGCCGTGGCAGAGGAGCCTTCGCTCGACGACACCGTGATCCGCATCCCGGAGGAACCGTCGGCCACCGAGACTCCGGTTGACGCTCCCGTCGAGTCTCCGGTTCAGGACTGGTCGACGCCCGGCGCCTCCGCCCCGACCACTCCCCTCGGCGACGGCTACCCCGCGCCCGCGTACCCGGCTGCAGCTCCGGAGCAGCCGTACGGTGGCTACCCCGGCGCGGCGCCCGCCGCTCCCGGCGCATATGCCCAGAGCCCGTCCGGGTTCCCGGCAGCCGCACCGTATGCAGCCGTGGCACCTGAGGCGCCGAAGAAGCTCTCCATCCTCGGGATCGTCGGACTCGGCCTGTCGGCGCTCGGAACCATCCTGGTCTTCATCCCGCTGGTCGGCGTCTTCGGCTTCGTGCTGCTCGCCGCCGGGTTCGTGGTCTCCCTGATCTCGCTCTTCCTCAAAGGCAAGAAGTGGCCGGGCATCACCGGTCTCGTGCTGGCGGTGGTCGGAACGATCATCGGCATCGTGATCTCTGTCTTCTACTTCTTCGCGGCCGTCCAGGGCGTCAGCACCGAGATCGACCGTCCCTCCAGCTCCGCCTCACCGTCGACCGGCACCGAGGAGTCCGACGCACCCGACGATGGTGCGGCCGGCGGGCCTCGCCCCACGACGGCAGAGGTGGCCGAGGGCGTCACCGCGATCTTCGGGGCGACCGGCGCAGACGGCTACACCGAAGCGCAGATCAGCTGCCTCTCCGACCTCCTCGTGACGTCGGATCTCGACGACGACACGCTGCGAACGATCGCGGAGAGCGACGGCACCCTCACCGATGTCGACGCGGCCTACGGCTTCGCCGAGGTCCTCTCCGACACTGAGACGGTGTCGGCCTGCTTCATGCAGTGA